The Acidipropionibacterium virtanenii DNA segment TTGCATCGAATTAATCCGCATGCTCCGCCGCTTGTGCGGGGCCCCGTCAATTCCTTTGAGTTTTAGCCTTGCGGCCGTACTCCCCAGGCGGGGTACTTAATGCGTTAGCTACGGCACGGAATCCGTGGAATGGACCCCACACCTAGTACCCACCGTTTACAGCGTGGACTACCAGGGTATCTAAGCCTGTTTGCTCCCCACGCTTTCGCTCCTCAGCGTCAGGAAAGGTCCAGAGAACCGCCTTCGCCACTGGTGTTCCTCCTGATATCTGCGCATTCCACCGCTCCACCAGGAATTCCATTCTCCCCTACCTTCCTCAAGTCAACCCGTATCGAAAGCACGCTCAGGGTTAAGCCCCAAGTTTTCACTTCCGACGTGATCAACCGCCTACGAGCCCTTTACGCCCAATAAATCCGGACAACGCTCGCACCCTACGTATCACCGCGGCTGCTGGCACGTAGTTAGCCGGTGCTTCTTCTCCAGGTACCGTCAACACCCCGAAAGGCACCTTCGTCCCTGGTGAAAGCGGTTTACAACCCGAAGGCCGTCATCCCGCACGCGGCGTTGCTGCATCAGGCTTCCGCCCATTGTGCAATATTCCCCACTGCTGCCTCCCGTAGGAGTCTGGGCCGTATCTCAGTCCCAATGTGGCCGGTCACCCTCTCAGGCCGGCTACCCGTCACCGCCTTGGTGAGCCACTACCTCACCAACAAGCTGATAGGCCGCGAGTCCATCCACCACCACCACAATTTTCCAACCCCCACCATGCGATGAGAGCTCATATCCGGTATTAGCACCAGTTTCCTAGCGTTATCCCGAAGTGAAGGGCAGGTTACTCACGTGTTACTCACCCGTTCGCCACTCGTGTACCCCCGAAGAGGCCTTACCGTTCGACTTGCATGTGTTAAGCACGCCGCCAGCGTTCGTCCTGAGCCAGGATCAAACTCTCCAATGAAAAAATATCACCACCACACCCCCCACCCGAAAGCAGAAGACACGGCACCAGTGACACACATCAAAGAATCCAAAACACTGACCCCAACAAACCTGACAAAAAAATCATCCGATCCATCAGAATCAAATCAAAGGAATCAATAAACAAATCCGACACACACAATCAAGCGTGCATCAAACAAAATCCTATTGACTACAAAAAAGACACACTGTTGAGTTCTCAAGCATCACACACACACCACAACCCCGACCAGAAACCCAGCCAACATCATGAGGCAACCCCACCATCATAGACCCCGAACCCCCGGAAACACAAACCCGGAAACCCGCCATCCACAACCCACCAGAACCCCGAAGAATCCCAGCAGTTCCGCCCGAAAGCGACCACACCAACCTACCCGATAAACAACCCGAACACAAACCCGGACCACCCACCAGACACAGAAACACCAGAAAACAATCCCAGCATCCCCAACCACCCTTAAGCGGCCTGGAAAACTCTACTGTTGCAATCCCCCGAAGTCAAACTCGAAGAATTCCAACCAGAGGTCCTGAACAACGTCAATCCCTTGACGGAAAGTCGGTCATTCATTAATCCTGGCCACCCTGCGGCAGCTCGGCTTACTTTACCTGTCACGTCACTTCGGGTCAAACCGAGGTGGCGCGGCCGGCTCTTTCGCCCTCGACCCGGACTTTGGTGGCTGCGTCTGCAGGCACACCGTGTCCTTGGTCATATGAGAGTGGAAGAAGAAAGTCGTCCTCATGACGGCCTTGATCCGGGATGTCCCGAACCATCGGCTCGCCCGAGGCCCGCTGAACGTTACACGTCGGCCCCCCGGTGTGCAAACCGGGGGGCCGAGAGGACATCCGGATACCGTCAGCGGGCAGGTCCTGACGCAGATCTCAAGGGGGTCAGCCCGCCGACCGTCTTCTTGCCCCGGCGCAGCAGCGCCAGACGGCCCTGGAGGAAGTCTGCCGGCTCCAGCCGTCGCTCGGCATCAGTCACCTTGATGTTGTTGAGGTAGGCTCCGCCCTCGGCGACCGCACGTCGCCCCGCCGACTTCGACTCGACGACGCCGGCCATAGCCATGGCCTCAGGCACCGTGGGCATCTCCGCGCCCTCGATGGAGATCGCCCCGATCTCATTCGCAACGGCCCCCACGGTCGTCACGTCCAGATCCGCGAGCTCTCCGCGACCGAAGAGCGCCTTCCCCGCTTCCACCGCGGCGCGCCGCTGGTCACTCCCGTGGACAAGGTCGGTGATGTCGTCGGCCAGTGCGTGCTGGGCAGCTCTGCGCCACGGCTCCTCCCTGGTCTGGCGGTCCAGCTCGTCGATCTCCTCGTGGCTCCTCGGGCTGAAGATCTTGAGGTAGTCGATGACCTTCGAGTCCTCCGCGTTCAGGAAGAACTGGTGGAAGGCATAGGCACTCGTGAGATCCGGATCCACCCACACCGTCCCCGACTCGGTCTTGCCGTACTTCGTCCCGTCGGCCTTCGTGAGCAGAGGTGTCACCAGGCCGTGCACCACATCCCCGCTCGTGCGCCTGATGAACTCGGCGCCGGCGGTGATGTTGCCCCACTGGTCCTGGGCGCCGGTCTGGAGGGTGCAGCCGTACTGCTTGTGCAGCTCCGCGTAATCCAGCGACTGGAGCAGGACGTAGCTGAACTCGGTGTAGGAGATCCCGCTGTCGAGCCGTCGGGCGACGACGTCTCTGGCGAGCATCCTGTTCACGGAGAAGTACTTGCCGACGTCGCGCAGGAACTCGACGGCGTTGTACCGGCTCGTCCAGTCGTAGTTGTTGACGATCCGGGCAGGATTGGGGCCGTCGAGATCGACGTACCTGCCGACCTGCTCCTTGATCGACTCCACCCAACCGGCGACGACCCTCTCGTCATTCATCTTGCGCTCCCCGGTCATCTTGGGATCGCCGATGAGTCCGGTCGCGCCGCCCACCAGCAGCAACGGGTGATGCCCGCGCTCCTGGAGTGCCCGTACCAGCATGAGCTGGACGAGATGGCCGATGTGCAGGCTCGCCGCGGTCGGATCGAAGCCCACATAGAAGGTCACAGGCCCCTGGGCAAGATGGGCCGCAAGGGCCTCACGGTCGGTCGAAGCGGCAACCATGCCCCGCCACTCGAGCTCCTCCAGCAGGTCTGTCACCGTTCTGTCCTCCTCTGGATTCGGTGATGAACAACGCCCTCACCCTACCGGTGGTGCGATCTCGGCTCCGCCGACGGTCAGCTCCCCTCTGACAGCAGGAGGGCCGGTAGCCCGGTCTCTGCCATCTGGGTGAACGCATCCGCCAGGGCATCGGCACTGACCTCTGCGGCGCAGATGAGGGCGATGGTGTCATCCCCGGCGATCGTCCCCAGGATCGCCCGGGACCCTGAACGGTCGATCGCCGAGCCGAAGTACTGTGCGGCCCCCGGCGGCGTCTTCAGCACCACCAGCGTGTCATTGTGCTGGACCCCGGTACACAGCTCCCGGGTCAGCCGCGCCAACCTGCTCCAGGCCGGGGATCCGGTCGTCACATCAGAGGGATGGTCCCCCTCCGGAATCGTGTAGCAGGGGTTGCCGTTCATATCGCGAGCGCGCACCGCCCCGATCTCCACCAGGTCCCGCGAGAGCGTCCCCTGGGAGACAGCCATCCCCTCGGCCGCCAGACTCGCCCCGAGCTCCGACTGGGAGGACACGTGGCCGGAGGACACCAGTTCACGGATCCTGGCCTGGCGAGCGGTTCGCGACGCCGGCGCCCCGCTGCTACCCTCAGTCATCCCGGCTCCATCCTCGAAGACCCTCGGCCCCGAATTCCATGCATCGTTCAGCATAAGTATGCAGTCGGGGTTCGACATTCTCAACTCCTGCGGATGGACGGTCGCGCTACCGCACCAGTGCGCAGACCCCGGTCACCAGCAGTTCCAGCCCCCGATCGAAGTCCTCCTCCTCACCTCGGGCGTCAAACTCCCCGACCACTCCCAGCTCATGCAACTGGGAGCGCGTCTGCTCCTCGGTCACGTGCCCCAGCACGAAGTGGACCAGGGCTCTCGAGCAGTAGCGCTGCTGACCCGACAGCCCGCAACGCCCCAGGAGCTCGCGAACCGGCTCGCCCGGGTCCACGCTCCCCAGCCTGACAGGCAGGGTCGAGGAGACCAGCTCCGCACCGTCCCGGTGTCGCAGCAGGGCGGTGCGGAAAGAGCCTGCCCACGCACGGATTCCCTCCGCCAGGCCCTGATTCCGATCCGCGACATCGCGATCGGGAGTGTTCCCCGTCGGCGAGGCGAGGATCTCGTCGCTCACCAGGGCCAGCAGAGTCTGCTTGTTCTCCACATGCCAGTAGAGCGCTCCGGCCTTGACCCCGAGGAGTCCGGCGAGCCGGCGCATCGTCAGATCCTCCAGGCCGTACTGATCCAGCACCTCGACCGCCGCCCGCACGACCTCCTGCCGATTCAGAGACATCTGAGCCTTCCCGTCGCCCCACCCGATGATCCGGCCGGATCCCGATGGGATATGTTGAACAGCGTTCAGGCTGAACACCGTTCAATCACGCTGTTGACCGCCCCATGACAATTCAGGAGCCATTCATGAATCTATCCGAGATGGTGCGTGCGGGTCTGGAGGGATCCTCCGCGACCCCCGATCAGGCGCTGCAGCTGCTGCGCGCCCCCGACGCACAGACGATGCCGATCGTCGCGGCCGCCGGAAGACTGCGCCGCCACTACTTCGGGAACCGTGTGAGGCTGAACTATCTGGTGAATCTCAAGAGCGGCCTGTGCCCCGAGGACTGCTCCTACTGCTCCCAGCGCCTCGGCTCCCGGGCCGACATCATGAAGTACTCCTGGGCGGACGCCCAGGTGGTCCGTGACGCCGTGGAGGCCGGCATCTCCGGCGGAGCGCGCCGGGTCTGCCTGGTCGCCTCGGGACATGGGCCCGGTCGGCGCGACGTGGACCGGGTCGGTGCGACGGTCGCCGATATCAAGGCCGAGCATCCCGACGTCGAGGTCTGCGTCTGCCTGGGATTCCTCGATGACGAGAAGGCGTCCGCCCTCCACCGTGCCGGCGCCGACGCCTACAACCACAACGCCAATACGGCCCGCAGCCATTACGGGAGCATCTGCTCCACCCATTCGTACCAGGACCGGATGGACACCCTCGATGTGCTGAAGCGCAATGGCCTGTCACCGTGCTCCGGGGTGATCGCGGGAATGGGCGAGTCCGACGAGGAACTCGTCGAGGTCATCACCGATCTGCGGTGCCGCGGGGTCGACTCGGTCCCGGTGAACTTCCTGCTGCCATTCGAGGGCACTCCGCTGGCCGGCCACGGACGTGAACTGACACCATTACGATGCCTTCGGATCCTGTCGATGGTGCGGTTCATCCATCCCGACGCCGAGGTGCGTGCGGCCGCCGGCCGGGAGATGCATCTGCGGACCCTCCAGCCGCTGGCCCTGGAGGTCGCCAACTCCATCTTCCTGGGCGACTACCTCACCAGCGAGGGCGCCGCCGGAGCCGCGGACCTGGAGATGATCCACGACGCCGGATTCGTCCTCGAGGGCTCACCGTCGTCGGCGTCCGCGGAACCGCCCGCGGCCGATCCCGACGACGACTCTGTGCCGATCCGCCACCGGGGGATCGGAAGCCGGCTCCCGGTCAACGCCTGAGGTTCCGGAGCCGGACGCCGACGGGCCCCGGGGATGTCCCCGGGGCCCGTCGTCATGCCCATCTCGTCGGGATCAGGACCGCAGCTCGGCCCCGAACTGGCGGGTCGCCTCTCCGACCGCGGCATCCCGCGCCCGGGCGGCATCGGCGTCGGTGAGGGTTCGGTCCAGGGCCCGAAGCCGCAGGTTGAAGGCCAGAGACTTGTGTCCTTGGCCCACCTGGGACCCGGTGTAGACGTCGAACAGCTCCACAGACTCCAGCAGTGGGCCGGCACCCAGGATGAGGGCCTGCCGCACGGACTCCGAGGGCACCGATTCCTCGACCACCAGAGCGACGTCCTCCTTGGCCACCGGGAAGCCCGACAGCTGCGAGATCTCTCCGGTGTGCGGGGCGGCTGCCAGCAGCGCATCGAGATCGAGCTCCACGGCACAGGAGCGCGCCGGAAGCCCTGCGGCCTTGCACACCTGAGGGTGCAGCTCCCCGGCGCACCCGATGAGCTCCCCTTCGACCACCAGCCCGGCGCAGCGTCCGGGATGCCAGGGCGCGCGCTGCTCGGAGCGTCTCTCCAGCCTCAGCCCGACCGCTGCCGCTGCCTCGGTCGCCAACATCACCGCGTGGGTCCAGTCGGCGGCGCGCGCCTCGCCTCGCCAGCCCTGGGGACGCCAGTCACCGGTGAGCACCCCGGCCAGCATCCTGGGCTGGTCGGGAAGGGACGCACTGATCGCGTCCAGCTCCTCGTCGCTGGGCCGGTGCTCGACAGACGGCCTGGGAGCGGGCGCCGATCCGGTACTCAGGAAGATCGTGCCGCACTCGAAGAGGGCCAGGTCGTCCTGGGATCGCGAGAGGTTCCGGGTGACGGCCTGGAACAGTCCGGGCAGCAGGCTGGTCCTCAGGTACCGGCGGGTGTCGTCCAGCGGGTTCGCCAGGGCCACGGTCCGGCGGCGGTCGTCGTCGGGCGGCAGGCCCATGGCGTCGAGTTCGGCGTCCCCGATGAAGGGCAGCGAGATGACCTCGACGAATCCGGCTCCGGCCACCGCCGCCAGTGCGGCGCGTCGTCCTCGCTGCGCGGCAGTGAGCCCGGTCCCGGCGGTCACCGGGGGTTCGGCCGGCTCGATCTGGTCGAATCCGAGTTTGCGGCCCACCTCCTCGACGTAGTCGTAGGGGTCCACCAGGTCGGGTCGCCAGGTCGGCGGGACGAGGGAGAGGGTGTCTCCGAGCGCGGTGACCTGCACCCGGGAGGCCGAGAGGATCTCGATGACCTTCTCCCTGGTGACCGGGATGCCGAGAATCCTGCCCGGCAGGTCGGACGAGATGTGGCACTGCGGCATCGCGGCCACCTCCCCCACGATCGTCGGGGTGCCGATCCGCGCGCCGCCGTGAAGCTTGAGCAGTTCGGCGGCACGGATGACGGCGGTGTGGGCGCACACCGGGTCGACGCCCCGCTCGAAGCGCCGGGAAGCCTCCGAGCCCAGTCTGTGGCGACGGTAGCTGCGGGCGACGGCGGTGCCCTCGAAGTGGGCTCCCTCGAGGATGATGCTCGTGGACTCACCCGTCATCTCGGTGGCGGCACCGCCCATCACCCCCGCCAGACCGATCGGGCCCGAGTCGTCGGTGATCAGCAGATCGTCGGGGTCCAGCGTCCGGTCCGTGTCGTCGAGGGTCACCAGATGCTCGCCCTCGGCGGCCCGGCGTACCACGATGGCGCCGCTGACCTTGTCCTGGTCGTAGGCGTGGAGGGGTTGCCCCGACTCGATCATGACGTAGTTGGTGACGTCGACCGCGAGGTTGATCGGTCGCATCCCGGCGCGGGCGACACGATCGGCGATGTAGGACGGCGTCGTGGCGCGAGGATCGAGACCGGTGACCGGCAGCGCCACGAACTGCGAGCAGGCGGGATCGTCGATCCTCACCTGTACGGGCCCCTCGACAGGCCCGACCGGAGCCTCGCGATAAGGATCGCTGAAATGGATGCCCATCACCTGGGCGAGCTCGCGGGCGATGCCGCGGATCGACATGCAGTAGCCGATGTCGGGGGTGACGTCGATCTCGAGGACGTCCTCGGGGATCCCGAGGATCTGGCGGGCGTCCTCTCCGGGGTCCAGCGGCCGTCCGTCGATGGACTCGGGCAGCACGATGATGCCGGTGTGATCGGTGCCGGTACCGAGCTCGTCGGAGGCGCAGATCATCCCGTCGGACATGTGCCCATAGGTCTTGCGCGCGCTGATGGCGAATCCTCCGGGCAGTTCGGCTCCGGGCAGGGCGACCACGACGAGATCGCCGACAGCGAAGTTGTGGGCCCCGCAGACGATACCGCGGCCGGCATCGGCGCCGTCGGCATTCTTGGCGTGACCCTGCGCGTTGAGCTCGGCTCCCACGTCGACACGGCACCACATGATGGTCTTGCCGTTCTTCTGCGGCTGCGGCTCGGCGGAGACGACGCGGCCGACCACGACGGGCCCGCTCACCTCTCCCCCGATGACCTCGATCCGCTCGACGGCGGCCGTGTGTTCGGTGATGAGGGCCGCGACGTCGGAGGTCGCGGTGCCCTCGGGAAGATCGATCATGGCCTTCAGCCATGACATTGGAACCCTCATCGTGCTCCTCCCAGCAGCGAACGGCTGAATCGGACGTCGCCCTCGACGAACTCGCGCAGGTCGGGGGCGTTGTTGCGCACCATCACGGTGCGGTCCAGGCCCATGCCGAAGGCGAATCCGGAGTAGACGTCGGTGTCGATCCCGCAGGCGGCGAGCACCCGGGGATTGACCACACCGCAGCCCCCCCATTCGATCCAGCCCTCGGACCGGCAGGTCCGGCAGGGGCGCTCGGGGTGGCCGACGGACTCCCCGTGGCAGACGAAGCACTCGACGTCGACCTCGGCGCTGGGCTCGGTGAAGGGGAAGTAGTGGGGGCGGAAGCGGGTCCGCACGTCACCGAAGACGGCGCGCGCGAAGTGGTTGAGCGTGCCTCGTAGATGGGCCATCGAGATGCCCTCGTCGACGCACAGTCCCTCGACCTGATGGAAGACCGGCAGGTGGGTGGCGTCGTACTCGTCGGCGCGGAAGACCTTGCCGGGGCTGATGATGCGCACCGGCGCGCCGCGCGAGAGCAGGGTGTGGATCTGGACCGGGCTGGTGGCGGTCCGCAGGCACTTGCCGTCGGAGACCGGGTCGACCCACAGGGTGTCCTGGAGGGCGCGGGCCGGGTGATCGGTGCCCAGGTTCAGGGCGTCGAAGTTGAACCACTCTGACTCGCACTCGGGCCCCTCGGCGACCTCCCACCCCATCGAGGTGAAGATGTCGGAGACCATGTCGATCAGCGCCGTGACCGGGTGCAGGGCCCCTGCCGGGTGCTCGTCGACAGGCAGGGTGACGTCGACGGTCTCGGCCGCCAGCGCGG contains these protein-coding regions:
- a CDS encoding TetR/AcrR family transcriptional regulator C-terminal domain-containing protein; this encodes MSLNRQEVVRAAVEVLDQYGLEDLTMRRLAGLLGVKAGALYWHVENKQTLLALVSDEILASPTGNTPDRDVADRNQGLAEGIRAWAGSFRTALLRHRDGAELVSSTLPVRLGSVDPGEPVRELLGRCGLSGQQRYCSRALVHFVLGHVTEEQTRSQLHELGVVGEFDARGEEEDFDRGLELLVTGVCALVR
- the bioB gene encoding biotin synthase BioB → MNLSEMVRAGLEGSSATPDQALQLLRAPDAQTMPIVAAAGRLRRHYFGNRVRLNYLVNLKSGLCPEDCSYCSQRLGSRADIMKYSWADAQVVRDAVEAGISGGARRVCLVASGHGPGRRDVDRVGATVADIKAEHPDVEVCVCLGFLDDEKASALHRAGADAYNHNANTARSHYGSICSTHSYQDRMDTLDVLKRNGLSPCSGVIAGMGESDEELVEVITDLRCRGVDSVPVNFLLPFEGTPLAGHGRELTPLRCLRILSMVRFIHPDAEVRAAAGREMHLRTLQPLALEVANSIFLGDYLTSEGAAGAADLEMIHDAGFVLEGSPSSASAEPPAADPDDDSVPIRHRGIGSRLPVNA
- the argR gene encoding arginine repressor, which gives rise to MTEGSSGAPASRTARQARIRELVSSGHVSSQSELGASLAAEGMAVSQGTLSRDLVEIGAVRARDMNGNPCYTIPEGDHPSDVTTGSPAWSRLARLTRELCTGVQHNDTLVVLKTPPGAAQYFGSAIDRSGSRAILGTIAGDDTIALICAAEVSADALADAFTQMAETGLPALLLSEGS
- the tyrS gene encoding tyrosine--tRNA ligase, which encodes MTDLLEELEWRGMVAASTDREALAAHLAQGPVTFYVGFDPTAASLHIGHLVQLMLVRALQERGHHPLLLVGGATGLIGDPKMTGERKMNDERVVAGWVESIKEQVGRYVDLDGPNPARIVNNYDWTSRYNAVEFLRDVGKYFSVNRMLARDVVARRLDSGISYTEFSYVLLQSLDYAELHKQYGCTLQTGAQDQWGNITAGAEFIRRTSGDVVHGLVTPLLTKADGTKYGKTESGTVWVDPDLTSAYAFHQFFLNAEDSKVIDYLKIFSPRSHEEIDELDRQTREEPWRRAAQHALADDITDLVHGSDQRRAAVEAGKALFGRGELADLDVTTVGAVANEIGAISIEGAEMPTVPEAMAMAGVVESKSAGRRAVAEGGAYLNNIKVTDAERRLEPADFLQGRLALLRRGKKTVGGLTPLRSASGPAR
- the pheS gene encoding phenylalanine--tRNA ligase subunit alpha, which translates into the protein MSGPNTNYDPVQVSALDAEQIEARVAEALAAIAGASSTAELKQVRIAHTGDHSPLALANREIGALPPAARKDAGRRVGAARGTVNRALAARTEEIAESELQAALAAETVDVTLPVDEHPAGALHPVTALIDMVSDIFTSMGWEVAEGPECESEWFNFDALNLGTDHPARALQDTLWVDPVSDGKCLRTATSPVQIHTLLSRGAPVRIISPGKVFRADEYDATHLPVFHQVEGLCVDEGISMAHLRGTLNHFARAVFGDVRTRFRPHYFPFTEPSAEVDVECFVCHGESVGHPERPCRTCRSEGWIEWGGCGVVNPRVLAACGIDTDVYSGFAFGMGLDRTVMVRNNAPDLREFVEGDVRFSRSLLGGAR
- the pheT gene encoding phenylalanine--tRNA ligase subunit beta, with translation MRVPMSWLKAMIDLPEGTATSDVAALITEHTAAVERIEVIGGEVSGPVVVGRVVSAEPQPQKNGKTIMWCRVDVGAELNAQGHAKNADGADAGRGIVCGAHNFAVGDLVVVALPGAELPGGFAISARKTYGHMSDGMICASDELGTGTDHTGIIVLPESIDGRPLDPGEDARQILGIPEDVLEIDVTPDIGYCMSIRGIARELAQVMGIHFSDPYREAPVGPVEGPVQVRIDDPACSQFVALPVTGLDPRATTPSYIADRVARAGMRPINLAVDVTNYVMIESGQPLHAYDQDKVSGAIVVRRAAEGEHLVTLDDTDRTLDPDDLLITDDSGPIGLAGVMGGAATEMTGESTSIILEGAHFEGTAVARSYRRHRLGSEASRRFERGVDPVCAHTAVIRAAELLKLHGGARIGTPTIVGEVAAMPQCHISSDLPGRILGIPVTREKVIEILSASRVQVTALGDTLSLVPPTWRPDLVDPYDYVEEVGRKLGFDQIEPAEPPVTAGTGLTAAQRGRRAALAAVAGAGFVEVISLPFIGDAELDAMGLPPDDDRRRTVALANPLDDTRRYLRTSLLPGLFQAVTRNLSRSQDDLALFECGTIFLSTGSAPAPRPSVEHRPSDEELDAISASLPDQPRMLAGVLTGDWRPQGWRGEARAADWTHAVMLATEAAAAVGLRLERRSEQRAPWHPGRCAGLVVEGELIGCAGELHPQVCKAAGLPARSCAVELDLDALLAAAPHTGEISQLSGFPVAKEDVALVVEESVPSESVRQALILGAGPLLESVELFDVYTGSQVGQGHKSLAFNLRLRALDRTLTDADAARARDAAVGEATRQFGAELRS